The window CACTGGTAAAAGAATGGCAGAACCGGGTCTTGGAGCCGACCTACTGCATTGTTTTTTTGGATGCCATGTATTACAAGGTCAAGGAGGAAGGCAAAATCGTCACTCGCTGTGTTTATAATATCCTGGGAATAGCTCCAGATGGCCGAAAAGACTTACTCGGGATGTACATAGCCGAGAGCGAAGGGGCCAACTTTTGGCTAGGAGTGCTCAGCAATCTGCAACAGCGCGGGGTTGCCGACATCCTGATTGCCTGTATTGATAACCTTAAGGGGTTTGCCGAAGCCATAGCCAGCATATACCCCAAGACTGAAGTGCAAACCTGCGTGGTGCATCAGATCCGTAACTCGCTAAAGTATATTGCCAATAAAGACCAAAGGCCCTTTTTGGCTGATCTTAAGCCAGTGTACCAGGCGGTAAGCCTGGATGAAGCTGAACGGCAATTACAGGAATTAGAAGCTAAATGGGGTAAAAAGTATCCGATTGTCATTGACTCCTGGCACCGCAACTGGAGTAAGTTAACGACATACTTTAAGTATTCCCCGGCCATCCGAAAACTAGTATATACCACCAATGCCATAGAGGGCTTCCACCGGCAAATCCGAAAGGTAACCAAAACAAAAGGGGCATTTACCTCTGATATGGCACTATTGAAATTGATCTATCTGGCAACCATGAACATCCAGAAGAAATGGTCAAAACCCCTGCCAAACTGGGCACTTACCGTATCCCAACTGTCCATCATTTTTGGTGACCGGTTGAAATTGATGATATAAAATCCTCTATACTGATCAATAATTATTGCAACTTTAGATCATTGATCAACAGTGCCAGAATAATTATTGATCAGCATAGAGTTTTGATCCAGATCCTTGAAATAAAAATTTGACACAGTTTAATTTTACACTCCCAAATAAAAAGAGACCCGTCAGGGTCTCCTATATGCGCGCCAGCCTTATAATGGTTGGCGTAAGAATCACATGTCCACATTTTCACATGTCCACATTTCCACATGTTCCACAGGTGCTTCGCGCCTGCGGACTCCTATCCTCTCACCAACGTTCCCACATTCTCGCCCATCACCACCTTCATCAGGTTGCCGGGTTTGTTCATGTCGAACACGATAATGGGGAGGTTATTTTCCATACAGAGGGTGAAGGCGGTCATATCCATCACCTTGAGGTTTTTATTGATACAATCGCGGAAAGAGATGGTCTCATATTTTGTAGCAGCAGGATCCTTTTCAGGATCAGCGGTGTAAATACCATCTACCCTGGTTCCTTTCAGGATCACGTCGGCCTTGATCTCGATGGCACGCAGGGACCCCGCAGTATCTGTCGTGAAATAGGGGTTACCCGTTCCTGCCCCGAAGATCACCACACGGTGCTTCTCGAGGTGACGCATCGCACGGCGGCGTATATAGGGTTCAGCGATCTGTTCCATCTTAATAGCGCTTTGAAGGCGGGTAAAAACACCTTCCTTTTCCAGTCCGGCCTGCAGGGCCATCCCGTTGATAACAGTGGCCAGCATGCCCATATAATCACCATGGGCCCTTTCGATACCGGTTTCAGCCTCGTTCATACCGCGGTAAATATTTCCGCCGCCGATCACCAGGGCTACTTCCACACCGGCTTCCGCCACTGCCTTGATCTCCTTCGCATATTGCGCAATGGTGGCCGGGCTCAGCGGCTCATATCCATCATCACTCTTCCCCATTAATGCTTCACCGGAAAGTTTTAAAAGAATTCGCTTGTACTTTGGCTCCATGATTTCTGTTTTATTGCCCTTTTAGTGATCGTGCTGCAAAGAAAAGATTTTTTGCTGAACCCCTTGAAGTATCTTGTGCATCCTAACCGGCAAATGTCGCCGGGGTCTTTATAACCTACTACCTTATCCCATAGTTTGACACTAAAACAGTGAAACTAATCAATGGAAGCAATCATCAGGATCCAGGACCTTTTTAAAAACTATGGTACGCAACAGGTGCTGAAGGGCATCAACCTCGAGGTATTTCCCGGCCAGGTGATCGGTTATATCGGTCCAAATGGTGCTGGCAAGAGTACTACTGTGAAGATCCTTTGCGGACTCTTACAGGACTATGAAGGAAAGGTCACCGTAAAGGGTATCGATATGCAAAAAGACCCGGTGGCCATCAAGAAGGTCATTGGCTATGTGCCCGAGTCCGCAGAATTGTATGATGTCCTCACGCCCATGGAATTCCTCCGCTTCATGGCTGGACTTTACCAGCTGCCTGAAGCACTGGCGAAGGAAAGGATCACCCGCATGCTCACTGCCTTCGGCCTGGGTGACCACCTGCACCAAAGGATGGATACTTTCAGCAAGGGGATGAAACAGAAAGTATTGCTGACCTCGGGTATCCTGCATAACCCTGATATCATTTTTCTCGATGAACCCCTGAGCGGATTGGATGCCAATAGTGTGATCATCGTCAAGGAACTGATCTCCAAACTGGCTTCGGAAGGCAAGACCATCTTTTACTGCAGCCATATGATGGATGTGGTGGAGAAGGTGAGCGACAGGATCGTACTCATCAACCAGGGACAGATCATTGCAGACGGCAGTTTCGATGCCCTGCAAGAGCAGATGGGACGCCAGAGCCTGGAGAATATGTTCGCGAAACTCACGGCCAGCGATAGCCTCCACCAGGCCGCCAATGAACTGGTACAGGCATTCGGATCACAACCCCTTCAAACAGGTAGTACCCATGAATAGCATCGCCCGGTTCTTTCTTGCCATCGTGCTCCTGCCTGCCGGCCTCTACAGAAAGCTTGGCATCAACACCGAACAGCTAAGAACCATCCTGCAATACAAGCTCATCATGGACGACAGGCGTCCCAACAGCTTACAACAAACACAAGGCAGGAAGAAGAATAGCAGTATCAAATATGCCAGCATTGGCACCATGTTGATCTCCCTGGTAATGGGAGTGCTTTACCTTTCCGTTTTTGTCCTGGGTGCAGACGAGGTTACCAAAATGAATGCCTTCTTTACCGCATTCATCTTCCTGCTGGCATCCATGCTGATCAGTGATTTTACTGCAGTCCTGATCGATGTACGGGACAATTTCATCATCCTCCCCAAGCCAGTAAATGACCGAACCGTGGTGATGGCGAAATTGCTGCATATCCTGGTGCACCTGGGGAAAGTGGTGATCCCAATGTGCATTCCCATCAGCATTCTATTGTACACAGATTGGGGCCTTAGGCCAATGCTGGCCTTCCTGGCACTCGCCATCCTGGCTGTGGTATTCACCATCTTCCTCATCAACGCAGCCTACCTGCTGGTGCTTAAACTCACCACTCCTGAGAGATTCCGATCCATCATTGCCTGGTTCCAGGTATTCATGGCCATCGTCTTGTACGCAGGATACCAGGCCTTCCCGAGGATCGCCCAATTTGAAGAAATCCAGACCTTTACCATCACCGACTATTGGTTCGCCTGGTTATTACCTCCCTATTGGTTTGCATCGGGCTGGACATACCTCAGTGGTTTCGCAGAACCAGCCAACAGCATTTATGGATTGATCGCAAGCATTGTGATCCCCTTGGTCACAACCTGGTTGGTGATACGCTATTTTGCACCTTCCTTTAACAAGAAACTGACGCTGATCAGTCCGGGCAGCAGTGAAGGTTACAAAGGAACCAGGAACGAGGCTGATCAACCTAAAAGCTACGCTGAGCGGCTGGCCAGGCTTTTTACCAAGTCACCAGAAGAGAAAATGGCATTCCTCTTCGCCTGGAAATGGAGCAGCAGGTCAAGGGAATTTGCACTCAAGGTTTATCCCACTATTGGTTATGTAATTGTCTGGCTGATCTTATCCCTTTCCAGGTTCATCGATTTCAACCCGGGATCGATCGACGACAGGGACACCAGGATCGGTATGCTCACCACCATCTATTTCAGCGCATTCATCCTGATCAATGCTGTTAGCCAGGTCAGCTACAGTGAGAAGCACCAGGCATCCTGGATCTTCAGGGTCGTACCTTGTCACCAACCGGGAGGTCTGATACTGGGTACCTTTAAAAGCATGGCCTGCAAGTTCTACCTGCCCATCGCAGGTACCCTGATCCTCATATCGTTAATTTGGCTGGGACCAAGCATCCTGCCCAATATGCTGCTGGGCTTATCGAACCAGCTCGTGATCTGTGCGTTGGTGACCTTGTTATCGAAAAGGGCAATACCCGCTTCCCTTCCTTCAACCATGAACGATAAATCAGGGAACTTCCTGCGTGCCATGGCATTGCTGGCTTTGTCAGGATTGATCGCCATCATGCATTTTTTCATATTCCCCTATTTAGGCGCGGTAATAGTAATGACCGCTTTATCCGTCGCCGGACTTTGGCTTTTGCTGGACCAGCTGGGCAAAACAGGATGGGAGGAGTTGGTGGAAGCGTAGGAGTTCCGCAGGTGCTTCGCACCTGCGGAACATGTGGAAATGTGGAAATGTGAAAATGTGGATATGTGACTATACACCAACCATAATTAGGCTGGCGCACATTTTTGGAGACCCTGACGGGTCTCTTTTTCTTTTGTCATTATAAACACTTTTTGCTACAACTTAGCAGCCCCTGACGGGGCTGGATGCATGGGAATCCATTTTGCCTTTCTACTATTCATAGGGACCATTCACCACTCCAAAACTCGACTGCCAAAGCCGCAGCCAAGGCAAGTCCTCAACTTCAGAAGCAATAGTGAAGGAGATTCCTAATTTATCAAAGCTTTATCAAAGGCAGTTCTTCGCATCAAACACTGGTTGGCGTATGCCCCTTTCTACTGGTTGGTGTAAAAATCACATTTCAACATCTCCACACATGCCCTCGTAGCGCAGCGGAGGGGGTGTCCACATCTCCCCCTAGTTGGCGTGTACCCATCTCCTCTGGTTGGCGTATGCCCCTTTCTGCTGGTTGGCGTAAAAATCACATTTCCACATCTCCACACATGCCCTCGTAGCGCAGCGGAGGGGGTGTCCACATCTCCCCCTGGTTGGCGTGTACCCATCTCCTCTGGTTGGCGTATGCCCCTTTCTACTGGTTGGCGTAAGGATCACATATCCACATGTCCACATTTCCACATTTCCACATCTCCCCTGGTTAGCGTTTACCCTCTCTGGTTGGCGTAAAACAAAACTGCCGGTATCTCTACCGGCAGTCCTATTCATTCAATCGTATAAGTGCAATTATCCGAGGGCAACACGCTTGAAGCCTGTTACCTTCAGGTCAGCGCTAACGCTCTTCAGGTAATCAGCAACACTCAGGCCACCATCCTTAACGAAGGCCTGGGCCAACAGGGTTTGCTCCTTGAAGAAGGCGTTCAGTTTACCGGCAGCGATCTTCTCGATCATCTCTGCAGGCTTACCAGCCATCTTGGGATCAGCGGCAACGGTCTCAGTGATGATCGCCTTTTCACGGGCTACGATCTCAGCAGGAACGTTGTCAGCGTCAACGGCAACAGGGTTCATGGCAGCGATCTGCATGGCAACATCCTTACCAGCTTCAGCAGCTTCCTTGTTCAGGCCAACCAGAACACCCATGCGGTTTGCACCGTGGATATAAGAGGCAACATAATCAGCATCGATGCGCTCGAACTTGGAGATACCGATCTTCTCACCGATAGAGGCAAGCTTATCGTTCACCAGGTCAGCGATCTTGGCACCGTTGATCGCAACGTTATTCAGTTCTTCAACAGAAGTAACGTTGTTGGCGATAGCGGCATCCATGATGCTTTGGGCGAAAGCTACGAAGTCAGCATTCTTGCTCACGAAGTCAGTCTCACAGCTAACACAGATAGCGATACCGGTCTTGTTATCGGCAGTGGTCTTAGCCAGAACAACACCTTCTTTCGCTTCACGATCGCTACGCAGGGCAGCAACCTTAGCACCTTTCTTACGCAACCAGTCGATAGCAGCTTCGAAATCACCGTTGGTCTCGGTCAGGGCCTTACGGCAATCCATCATACCGGCACCGGTAGCCTGGCGCAGTTTGTTGATATCAGCGGCTGTAATAGTTACAGTTGACATAGTATTTTCAATTTGACTTTTGAATATTTCAGATTAAGTTGATCAACGCTGCAAAACTGAAAAAAGAAGGCGAAAGGCTGGCTTTCGCCCTGTTATGTTACAGTTAAGTAGGCGTCATCTCACCACTGTCCTGGTGCACAGGATTAGCGGGCGCTGGTACGCTTGGGGCTGTTGGGTACGCGACGCTTGGGGGCACCACCGGGACCACCGGCAGTTCCGCGGCCACGACCACCACGAGCGGCTTCAGCCTGGGCTTCAGCTTCAAGGCGTGCTGCGCGCTTTTCGTTCTCATCGCTGTTCTCTTCTACTTCTTCTTCCTTAGCAGCCTGACGCTCAGCCAGACCTTCAGCGATAGCGGCAGTGATATATTCTACGATGATAGCGATACTCTTGGTAGCGTCATCGTTTGCAGGGATCGGGAAATCAACCTTGTTAGGATCGCAGTTGGTATCTACCATACCGAAGGTTGTGATACCCAGACGCTTGGCTTCAGCCAGGGCGATGTGCTCATGACCGATGTCGATCAGGAACAGGGCAGCAGGTACACGACCCAGCTGGGCGATACCACCCAGAACCTTTTCCATCTTCTCCTTATCACGGGTCAGGGTCAGGCGCTCCTTCTTGGTGATGTTATCGAAAGTACCGTCGTTCAGCATTTTCTCGATGCTCTGCATCTTCTTAACGCTCTTACGAACAGTGTTGAAGTTGGTAAGCATACCACCCAACCAACGCTCGGTAACATAGGGCATGTTAACGCGCTGGGCACACTGGGTAGCAATTTCCTTAGCCTGCTTCTTGGTACCTACGAACATTACTTTCTTACCGCTGCGGGCAATAGCCTTCAGGGCAGCCGCAGCTTCCTGCAGGCTTTCAGTAGTCTTGTTCAGGTCAATGATGTGAATACCTTTCTTCTCAGCGAAGATGTAAGGCAACATCTTGGGGTTCCACTTCTTCTTGAGGTGACCGAAATGTACACCGGCTTCGAGCAGTTGTTGCTGTAATGAAGTGTTATTTTCCATTGTATAATTTG is drawn from Flavihumibacter rivuli and contains these coding sequences:
- the rpsB gene encoding 30S ribosomal protein S2 translates to MENNTSLQQQLLEAGVHFGHLKKKWNPKMLPYIFAEKKGIHIIDLNKTTESLQEAAAALKAIARSGKKVMFVGTKKQAKEIATQCAQRVNMPYVTERWLGGMLTNFNTVRKSVKKMQSIEKMLNDGTFDNITKKERLTLTRDKEKMEKVLGGIAQLGRVPAALFLIDIGHEHIALAEAKRLGITTFGMVDTNCDPNKVDFPIPANDDATKSIAIIVEYITAAIAEGLAERQAAKEEEVEENSDENEKRAARLEAEAQAEAARGGRGRGTAGGPGGAPKRRVPNSPKRTSAR
- the tsf gene encoding translation elongation factor Ts, with translation MSTVTITAADINKLRQATGAGMMDCRKALTETNGDFEAAIDWLRKKGAKVAALRSDREAKEGVVLAKTTADNKTGIAICVSCETDFVSKNADFVAFAQSIMDAAIANNVTSVEELNNVAINGAKIADLVNDKLASIGEKIGISKFERIDADYVASYIHGANRMGVLVGLNKEAAEAGKDVAMQIAAMNPVAVDADNVPAEIVAREKAIITETVAADPKMAGKPAEMIEKIAAGKLNAFFKEQTLLAQAFVKDGGLSVADYLKSVSADLKVTGFKRVALG
- a CDS encoding IS256 family transposase, coding for MLDKQHPDYDSLQKKALEQLRSGKSLFGKDGAFAPMLKQFIEAALEAELEEHLDDEQRDNGNRKNGKNSKRLKTAEGTLDIETPRDRDASFEPQLVKKRETILAESLEHKILGLYGHGMSFRDIASHIKDMYDTDISAATLSAITDKIIPLVKEWQNRVLEPTYCIVFLDAMYYKVKEEGKIVTRCVYNILGIAPDGRKDLLGMYIAESEGANFWLGVLSNLQQRGVADILIACIDNLKGFAEAIASIYPKTEVQTCVVHQIRNSLKYIANKDQRPFLADLKPVYQAVSLDEAERQLQELEAKWGKKYPIVIDSWHRNWSKLTTYFKYSPAIRKLVYTTNAIEGFHRQIRKVTKTKGAFTSDMALLKLIYLATMNIQKKWSKPLPNWALTVSQLSIIFGDRLKLMI
- the pyrH gene encoding UMP kinase, translated to MEPKYKRILLKLSGEALMGKSDDGYEPLSPATIAQYAKEIKAVAEAGVEVALVIGGGNIYRGMNEAETGIERAHGDYMGMLATVINGMALQAGLEKEGVFTRLQSAIKMEQIAEPYIRRRAMRHLEKHRVVIFGAGTGNPYFTTDTAGSLRAIEIKADVILKGTRVDGIYTADPEKDPAATKYETISFRDCINKNLKVMDMTAFTLCMENNLPIIVFDMNKPGNLMKVVMGENVGTLVRG
- a CDS encoding ABC transporter ATP-binding protein; the protein is MEAIIRIQDLFKNYGTQQVLKGINLEVFPGQVIGYIGPNGAGKSTTVKILCGLLQDYEGKVTVKGIDMQKDPVAIKKVIGYVPESAELYDVLTPMEFLRFMAGLYQLPEALAKERITRMLTAFGLGDHLHQRMDTFSKGMKQKVLLTSGILHNPDIIFLDEPLSGLDANSVIIVKELISKLASEGKTIFYCSHMMDVVEKVSDRIVLINQGQIIADGSFDALQEQMGRQSLENMFAKLTASDSLHQAANELVQAFGSQPLQTGSTHE